The proteins below are encoded in one region of Metabacillus dongyingensis:
- a CDS encoding class I SAM-dependent methyltransferase — MGREFVELFEDWAHSYDSTVGGHDEEYKEVFAGYDQILKAVTQLSGKTILEFGVGTGNLTNELLNTGKIVYGIEPSKTMREKAAEKLGSAVQISDGDFLTFPVPEKQIETIVSTYAFHHLTDEEKEKAVRIYGSLLGKGGKIVFADTVFTDQKAHQAMIEKSKKQHFLNLAKDLETEYYPTHSVMRRIFESNSFEVTFTQMNEFVWLMEAVKQ; from the coding sequence ATGGGCAGAGAATTTGTAGAGTTATTTGAGGATTGGGCACATTCGTATGATTCAACTGTCGGTGGACATGATGAAGAATATAAAGAAGTTTTTGCAGGCTATGATCAAATTCTAAAAGCTGTCACACAGCTATCTGGAAAAACGATTCTTGAATTTGGTGTAGGTACCGGTAATTTAACGAATGAGCTTTTGAATACAGGGAAAATAGTATATGGAATTGAACCATCGAAAACAATGCGTGAAAAGGCTGCAGAAAAGCTTGGCAGCGCAGTGCAAATCAGCGACGGAGATTTTTTGACATTTCCGGTTCCTGAGAAACAGATTGAAACGATTGTGAGCACATATGCTTTTCATCATTTAACAGATGAAGAAAAGGAGAAAGCTGTCCGAATCTATGGCAGTCTTCTTGGAAAAGGTGGTAAAATAGTTTTTGCTGACACTGTTTTTACCGATCAGAAGGCGCATCAAGCCATGATCGAAAAATCGAAAAAGCAGCATTTCTTAAACTTGGCAAAGGACCTTGAAACAGAATATTACCCAACACATTCTGTCATGCGCCGTATTTTTGAAAGCAACTCTTTTGAAGTTACCTTTACACAAATGAATGAATTTGTCTGGTTAATGGAAGCAGTGAAACAATAA
- a CDS encoding DUF2536 family protein produces the protein MFKLEFIKDKVEFFEAEKITDLERKINEQIEVNKAILLELHSVAHQMHVTEEGRRFYSAAVHFKAK, from the coding sequence ATGTTTAAATTGGAGTTTATAAAAGATAAAGTAGAATTTTTTGAGGCAGAGAAAATTACAGATTTAGAAAGAAAGATCAATGAGCAAATTGAGGTTAATAAAGCTATTTTGCTTGAGCTTCATTCTGTTGCGCATCAAATGCATGTGACAGAGGAAGGCAGAAGGTTCTATAGTGCTGCTGTGCATTTTAAAGCTAAATAA
- a CDS encoding YrrS family protein, with product MHLSKLSKGSRFENRDKRRKANVVLNILIGIVVILILVIGSQLMLGGDDSEQASKDTEEETGSNQIENEKNKEEKDKEQTAKEDAEADQDGSEEEDAAKEEENAEEQPEESEAGEEVVTEGDPNSNVDQIIENPGWKPVGTSQSGTHTAQYDKNSQDWAEMIKAMSYATGLSESDMTIWFIGNNGSPNDAKGTISSKDKTQNYKVEITWVENEGWKPVKVEKLKQTETR from the coding sequence ATGCACTTGAGCAAACTAAGTAAAGGATCACGTTTTGAAAATCGTGATAAGCGCCGAAAAGCAAATGTTGTCCTGAACATTTTAATTGGCATCGTCGTCATCCTTATTCTTGTTATTGGATCGCAGCTGATGCTTGGCGGAGATGACAGTGAACAGGCGTCAAAAGATACGGAAGAAGAAACGGGTTCAAATCAAATCGAAAACGAAAAAAATAAAGAAGAAAAAGATAAAGAACAAACAGCGAAAGAAGACGCTGAAGCAGATCAAGACGGCAGCGAAGAAGAGGATGCCGCAAAAGAAGAAGAGAATGCTGAAGAACAGCCTGAAGAATCAGAAGCCGGGGAAGAAGTGGTCACAGAAGGAGATCCAAACTCCAATGTTGATCAGATTATAGAAAATCCGGGCTGGAAACCAGTAGGCACTTCACAATCTGGAACTCATACTGCTCAGTATGACAAGAATTCACAGGACTGGGCTGAAATGATTAAAGCGATGAGCTATGCTACCGGCTTAAGTGAATCAGATATGACAATCTGGTTTATCGGCAATAACGGAAGTCCAAATGATGCCAAAGGAACCATTTCATCCAAGGATAAAACACAGAACTACAAAGTAGAAATTACCTGGGTGGAAAATGAGGGCTGGAAGCCAGTTAAAGTGGAAAAATTAAAGCAAACAGAAACAAGGTAA
- a CDS encoding peptidoglycan D,D-transpeptidase FtsI family protein — translation MKTRKRMKIIAICIFLSMLALILRLADIQMIHTESFTDRNINLIEESVGQRTQEVMIDDGRGRFADRNGSPLGHEQEAKLVLFPFLNKIDWPISKLSAIVNVPGFKVERLLEEADKPLLLGSKEGFELNESAIKEINDLEIPGVFAIYQQTKKKGQAADHYIGITGENAEVLREKYPEKKNLSSKTQIGITGLEKAFDEFLLPDAETKLMYHVDGDGNPLFGINVKYIADANPFYPVSVKTTIDSSMQDMTNHVMNRYNVKKGGIVLLDAETSEVLAMVSKPEMNRSEHETYANLMLTPIAPGSVFKTVIAAAGIENGIDKNRIYDCSLNMYGEPDEENDKGNLNLERSFAQSCNYTFTSIANELMEKDPDTIDEYAGKLGLTEKAGWSGPVYHYEDFKQFPEEKSPHLWGDKTDKTAERAIAQTAIGQKNVRVTPLSVANMMAAIARGGEKKQVKIADSILYKNGTTMFKFPDKEPESDNISPYTAAKLQHLLRLVVTDQEGTGRRFQSLPFEVSGKSGTAETGKGTVHKWFAGFFPSHQPKYALVVVELDTHSAQSSANSIFYDMANELARLENAATR, via the coding sequence ATGAAAACAAGAAAAAGAATGAAAATAATTGCGATTTGCATTTTTTTATCTATGCTTGCTTTAATTTTGAGACTTGCAGATATCCAGATGATTCACACAGAATCTTTTACAGACAGAAACATAAATTTGATTGAGGAAAGCGTCGGTCAGCGGACACAGGAAGTCATGATTGATGATGGACGAGGTCGTTTTGCAGATAGAAATGGAAGCCCTCTTGGACACGAACAGGAGGCCAAGCTTGTATTGTTTCCGTTTCTGAATAAGATTGACTGGCCAATCAGTAAACTATCAGCAATTGTCAATGTTCCAGGTTTCAAAGTGGAGAGATTATTAGAAGAAGCGGATAAACCGCTGCTCTTAGGATCAAAAGAAGGGTTCGAGCTGAATGAATCCGCCATAAAAGAAATCAATGATTTGGAGATCCCAGGTGTATTTGCCATTTATCAGCAAACAAAAAAGAAAGGGCAGGCAGCAGATCATTATATCGGTATAACTGGGGAAAATGCTGAAGTGCTTAGAGAAAAATATCCCGAAAAGAAAAATTTATCTTCGAAAACTCAGATTGGGATTACAGGACTCGAAAAAGCATTTGATGAATTTCTGCTTCCAGACGCCGAAACGAAACTAATGTACCACGTTGACGGGGACGGAAATCCGCTGTTTGGCATTAATGTTAAATATATTGCTGATGCTAATCCCTTTTATCCTGTAAGTGTTAAAACAACGATAGACAGTTCTATGCAGGATATGACGAATCATGTTATGAACCGGTATAACGTGAAAAAAGGGGGAATCGTGCTGCTGGATGCAGAGACAAGCGAAGTACTTGCCATGGTCAGCAAACCTGAAATGAACCGATCTGAGCATGAAACCTATGCGAATCTGATGCTCACTCCAATTGCACCCGGTTCAGTGTTTAAAACAGTCATTGCTGCAGCTGGGATTGAAAACGGAATTGATAAGAACAGAATATATGACTGCAGTCTGAATATGTACGGTGAACCTGATGAAGAAAACGATAAAGGCAATTTAAATTTAGAAAGAAGTTTTGCTCAAAGCTGCAACTATACATTTACATCAATAGCTAACGAGTTAATGGAAAAAGACCCAGATACAATAGATGAATATGCCGGAAAACTGGGATTAACCGAAAAAGCAGGCTGGAGCGGCCCGGTTTATCATTATGAAGATTTTAAGCAATTTCCTGAAGAGAAAAGTCCGCATTTATGGGGAGATAAGACGGACAAAACTGCAGAACGGGCAATTGCTCAAACAGCAATCGGACAAAAAAATGTCCGGGTCACACCGCTGTCAGTGGCTAACATGATGGCTGCAATTGCTCGGGGCGGCGAAAAAAAACAGGTGAAAATTGCAGATAGTATCTTATATAAAAATGGCACTACCATGTTTAAGTTTCCGGATAAAGAACCGGAAAGCGACAATATTTCACCCTATACAGCTGCAAAGCTTCAGCACCTGCTTCGATTAGTCGTAACTGATCAAGAAGGGACCGGCAGAAGGTTTCAAAGCTTGCCATTTGAGGTATCAGGTAAATCCGGGACTGCAGAAACAGGAAAGGGTACAGTACATAAATGGTTCGCAGGATTTTTCCCTTCACATCAGCCTAAATATGCCTTGGTTGTAGTAGAACTTGATACACATAGTGCCCAATCTTCAGCAAATAGTATTTTTTATGACATGGCAAATGAATTGGCCCGGCTAGAAAATGCTGCTACTAGATAG
- the greA gene encoding transcription elongation factor GreA — MAQEKVFPMTTEGKEKLEQELEYLKSVKRKEVVERIKIARSFGDLSENSEYDSAKEEQAFVEGRVTTLENMIRNAKIIVEDADTNVVTLGKTISFVELPNGDEETYTIVGSAEADPFEGKISNDSPIAKSLMGRQVGDEVNVQTPGGEMHVKITNVK, encoded by the coding sequence ATGGCACAAGAAAAAGTATTTCCTATGACAACTGAAGGTAAAGAAAAGCTTGAGCAGGAATTGGAATATTTAAAATCCGTTAAGCGTAAAGAAGTAGTTGAAAGAATCAAGATTGCCCGCAGCTTTGGGGATCTTTCAGAAAACTCCGAATATGATTCAGCGAAAGAAGAGCAGGCTTTTGTTGAAGGACGAGTGACTACGCTTGAGAACATGATCCGCAATGCGAAGATCATTGTAGAAGATGCCGATACAAATGTTGTAACACTTGGAAAAACCATTTCATTTGTTGAACTTCCAAATGGCGATGAAGAAACATATACAATCGTAGGAAGCGCTGAAGCAGATCCATTTGAAGGAAAAATCTCAAATGATTCTCCGATTGCAAAGAGCCTGATGGGCCGTCAAGTTGGAGATGAAGTCAATGTGCAGACTCCTGGCGGAGAAATGCATGTGAAAATTACAAACGTTAAATAA
- the udk gene encoding uridine kinase — protein sequence MGEKPIVIGVAGGSGSGKTSVTKSIYEHFKGHSILMLEQDFYYKDQSHLPYEERLNTNYDHPLAFDNTLLIEHIKQLLNYEAIEKPVYDYKLHTRSEDVILVEPKDVIILEGILVLEDERLRNLMDMKLYVDTDADIRIIRRMLRDIKERGRTIDSVIEQYVSVVRPMHNQFIEPTKRYADIIIPEGGQNHVAIDLMVTKIQTILELNAIL from the coding sequence ATGGGGGAAAAGCCCATAGTAATCGGAGTTGCCGGCGGCTCCGGCTCAGGTAAAACAAGCGTTACAAAATCCATTTACGAGCATTTCAAAGGACATTCCATTCTGATGCTTGAACAGGATTTCTATTATAAGGATCAAAGTCACTTACCCTACGAAGAGAGACTGAATACAAATTATGATCATCCGCTTGCTTTTGATAACACGCTTTTAATTGAGCACATTAAACAGCTTCTGAATTACGAAGCTATTGAGAAGCCTGTATATGATTATAAGCTTCATACTCGTTCAGAGGATGTTATCTTAGTAGAACCTAAAGATGTGATTATTCTTGAAGGCATCTTGGTCCTAGAAGACGAGAGACTCCGCAACTTGATGGATATGAAGCTTTATGTAGATACAGATGCAGACATCCGCATTATCAGAAGAATGCTCCGTGATATTAAAGAACGCGGAAGAACAATTGATTCAGTGATTGAGCAGTATGTTTCGGTTGTAAGGCCGATGCACAATCAGTTCATTGAGCCTACTAAGCGTTATGCGGATATCATCATACCAGAAGGCGGTCAAAATCACGTAGCGATTGACCTTATGGTTACAAAAATTCAAACAATTCTTGAACTAAATGCAATTTTGTAA
- a CDS encoding peptidase U32 family protein, giving the protein MVTVKDNISQIIDGKRVITKKPELLAPAGNLEKLKIAVHYGADAVFIGGKEFGLRSNADNFSQEEMAEGVQFANKYGARIYVTTNIFAHNENMDGLEEYLMGLQDAGVAGIIVADPMIIETCRKVAPKLEVHLSTQQSLSNWKAVQFWKEEGLERVVLARETSAEEIKEMKEKVDIEIETFIHGAMCIAYSGRCVLSNHMTARDSNRGGCCQSCRWDYDLYKLADNGEEALFGADDAAFAMSPKDLNLIQSIPKMIELGIDSLKIEGRMKSIHYVATVVSVYRKVIDAYCADPENFVIQKEWLEELDKCANRDTAPAFFEGVPGTEEQMFGVHGKKTTFDFAGLVLDYNEETGMVTLQQRNFFKPGDEVEFFGPEISNFTQTIDKLWDEEGNELDAARHPLQIVKFKANQKVFPNNMMRKGK; this is encoded by the coding sequence ATGGTAACTGTTAAAGATAACATCTCACAAATTATTGACGGCAAACGCGTCATTACGAAAAAACCTGAATTGCTGGCCCCAGCCGGAAATTTAGAAAAGCTTAAAATTGCCGTTCATTACGGGGCTGACGCTGTTTTTATCGGCGGAAAAGAATTTGGCCTGCGCTCAAATGCAGACAACTTTTCACAAGAAGAAATGGCTGAAGGTGTTCAATTTGCAAACAAGTATGGCGCAAGAATTTATGTAACGACAAACATTTTTGCACATAATGAAAACATGGACGGTCTTGAAGAATATTTAATGGGTCTGCAGGATGCAGGAGTAGCAGGCATCATTGTAGCCGATCCGATGATTATTGAGACATGCCGCAAAGTAGCGCCAAAGCTTGAGGTTCACCTAAGCACCCAGCAATCTCTTTCAAACTGGAAAGCTGTTCAGTTCTGGAAAGAGGAAGGTCTCGAGCGCGTGGTGCTTGCCCGCGAAACGAGCGCTGAAGAAATTAAAGAAATGAAAGAAAAAGTGGATATCGAAATTGAAACGTTCATCCATGGTGCAATGTGCATTGCCTATTCCGGACGCTGTGTACTCAGCAACCATATGACTGCAAGGGATTCAAACCGCGGAGGCTGCTGTCAGTCATGCCGCTGGGATTATGATCTTTATAAACTTGCTGATAACGGTGAAGAAGCTTTGTTTGGCGCGGATGATGCGGCATTTGCGATGAGCCCGAAAGATTTAAATTTAATTCAATCCATTCCAAAAATGATTGAGCTTGGCATCGACAGCCTGAAAATTGAAGGGCGCATGAAATCCATTCACTACGTAGCAACAGTTGTCAGTGTGTATCGCAAGGTCATTGACGCATACTGTGCGGATCCTGAGAACTTCGTCATTCAAAAAGAGTGGCTTGAAGAGCTTGATAAATGTGCCAATCGTGACACTGCGCCAGCATTCTTTGAAGGTGTTCCAGGTACGGAGGAGCAAATGTTTGGAGTTCATGGAAAGAAAACGACTTTTGACTTTGCAGGACTTGTCCTTGATTACAACGAGGAAACAGGTATGGTTACCCTTCAGCAGCGCAATTTCTTCAAACCAGGGGATGAAGTCGAATTCTTTGGTCCTGAAATTTCGAACTTTACGCAAACCATTGATAAACTATGGGACGAAGAAGGCAATGAGCTTGATGCAGCCCGTCATCCACTGCAAATTGTGAAGTTTAAAGCGAATCAAAAAGTCTTCCCAAATAACATGATGCGAAAGGGGAAGTGA
- a CDS encoding peptidase U32 family protein yields the protein MNKPELIVTPTKVEDILPLAEAGATAVVIGEQHYGLRLAGEFNRDQMKEATALAHTKNIKVYAAMNAIFHNEKIEELYDYLRFLSEIKVDAVVFGDPAVLMAAREAAPEMKLHWNTETTATNWYTCNYWGRKGAKRAVLARELSMESIIETKENAEVEIEVQVHGMTCMFQSKRSLIGNYYEYQGKAMKIESIQDEKTMFLHDKERSNKYPIYEDANGTHIMSPNDMCIIDELSDMIDGGIDSFKIDGVLQTSEYLIEVTKKYRQAIDLCIEDREQYEDVKDQLLADIEEIQPENRPLDTGFFFKETVY from the coding sequence ATGAATAAACCAGAATTAATTGTTACACCGACAAAAGTTGAAGATATTCTCCCTCTTGCTGAAGCAGGAGCTACTGCGGTAGTTATTGGAGAACAGCATTACGGCCTGCGTCTTGCAGGAGAATTTAACCGAGATCAAATGAAAGAAGCTACAGCTCTTGCTCATACAAAAAACATTAAAGTATATGCTGCAATGAATGCTATTTTTCATAATGAGAAAATTGAAGAATTGTATGATTACCTTCGGTTCTTAAGCGAGATTAAAGTCGATGCGGTCGTCTTTGGTGATCCGGCTGTTTTAATGGCTGCAAGAGAAGCAGCTCCTGAAATGAAGCTTCATTGGAATACAGAAACGACAGCAACCAACTGGTATACGTGCAATTACTGGGGCAGAAAAGGCGCTAAACGCGCTGTTTTAGCACGGGAATTAAGCATGGAATCGATTATTGAAACAAAAGAAAATGCAGAAGTGGAGATTGAAGTGCAGGTTCATGGCATGACATGCATGTTCCAATCAAAACGCTCCCTGATCGGAAACTACTATGAATACCAAGGAAAAGCTATGAAAATTGAGAGCATCCAAGATGAAAAAACGATGTTCCTCCATGATAAAGAGCGCAGCAATAAGTACCCGATTTATGAAGATGCAAACGGCACCCACATCATGAGTCCAAACGATATGTGCATTATTGATGAGCTTTCAGATATGATTGATGGCGGAATTGACTCGTTTAAAATCGATGGTGTCCTGCAGACATCTGAGTATTTGATTGAGGTTACAAAAAAATACCGCCAAGCTATTGATTTATGTATTGAGGACCGTGAACAGTATGAAGATGTAAAAGATCAGCTGCTTGCGGACATAGAAGAAATTCAGCCTGAAAACCGGCCTTTAGATACAGGGTTTTTCTTTAAGGAAACAGTTTACTGA
- a CDS encoding O-methyltransferase, which yields MENDTILSYIESLLPDQDEAVRQMEQYALEHAVPIMEKTGIEVLISLLVLKQPKKILEIGTAIGYSAIRMCKALPETEIVTAERNAERFKQAAINIEANALADRITVLQGDALELKEQIEEKGPYDVIFIDAAKGQYMRFFEMYEPMLSDNGCIITDNVLFKGLVASEEEDMSFHRRRRALLRKIRTYNEWLMSNKAYHTAIFPVGDGMAVSIKRGEKDE from the coding sequence ATGGAAAATGACACGATTTTATCATATATAGAGAGCCTTCTTCCTGATCAAGACGAAGCAGTCAGACAGATGGAGCAATACGCGCTTGAACACGCCGTTCCCATTATGGAAAAGACAGGAATAGAAGTTCTCATTAGTCTGCTTGTGCTGAAACAGCCAAAAAAGATTTTAGAAATCGGCACCGCAATCGGCTATTCTGCGATACGGATGTGCAAAGCGCTCCCTGAAACAGAAATCGTAACGGCTGAAAGAAATGCAGAGCGATTTAAGCAAGCAGCCATAAATATTGAAGCAAATGCGTTAGCAGACCGAATTACGGTTCTGCAGGGAGATGCATTGGAGCTTAAAGAACAAATAGAAGAAAAAGGTCCTTATGACGTGATTTTTATTGATGCAGCAAAGGGTCAGTATATGCGGTTCTTTGAAATGTACGAACCAATGCTTTCAGATAACGGCTGCATAATTACAGACAACGTTTTATTCAAAGGATTAGTTGCATCTGAAGAAGAAGATATGTCCTTTCATCGGAGACGGCGCGCGCTTTTAAGAAAAATAAGGACATACAATGAATGGCTGATGTCAAACAAAGCCTATCACACAGCGATTTTCCCGGTTGGTGATGGAATGGCTGTAAGTATAAAACGAGGTGAAAAAGATGAATAA
- the mltG gene encoding endolytic transglycosylase MltG, translating to MSEADSNKHSIQNKLLEKQQEAKVIRKIVLVIFVVIVILMTGLIGGGYLYIKSALQPVDEKDKNAINVNIPIGSSVSTIAAILEEKKIIKDKRVFKYYVKFKNESGFQAGNYKLTPSMEIEDIVASLKSGKVITDVVFQISVPEGIQIRDIAKSIAKHSGFTEKEVLSRMNNKEFIAMMQKKYPETITKDIYGQHIKYPLEGYFYPATYPFYEKKPSLDFILEEMIKKTHTVVFPYLPQLEEKKLSVHQFLTMASLIEEEATKSVDRNKISSVFYNRIEKEMPLQTDPTVLYALGEHKDRVYYKDLEVKSPYNTYKVKGLPPGPIANPGDQSMKAALEPEKTDFLYFLATKKGEVIFTKTLEEHNKAKAEHITNK from the coding sequence ATGTCAGAAGCTGATTCGAACAAACATTCCATCCAAAATAAACTCCTTGAAAAACAGCAGGAAGCTAAAGTCATCCGAAAAATCGTCCTTGTGATTTTTGTTGTTATAGTCATTTTAATGACAGGATTAATCGGTGGCGGCTATTTATATATAAAGTCTGCGCTGCAGCCTGTAGATGAAAAGGACAAAAATGCAATTAATGTAAACATTCCAATAGGATCATCCGTTTCCACAATTGCAGCAATTTTAGAAGAAAAGAAAATCATTAAGGATAAAAGAGTATTTAAATACTATGTGAAATTTAAAAATGAGTCAGGTTTTCAGGCGGGAAACTACAAATTAACACCCTCAATGGAAATCGAAGATATTGTGGCAAGTCTTAAATCCGGTAAAGTGATTACGGATGTTGTATTCCAAATTTCAGTTCCCGAGGGAATCCAAATAAGGGACATTGCTAAATCGATAGCCAAACATTCAGGGTTTACCGAAAAAGAAGTTCTCAGCAGGATGAATAATAAAGAGTTCATAGCTATGATGCAAAAGAAATATCCGGAAACCATAACGAAAGATATATATGGACAGCATATTAAATATCCTCTTGAAGGCTATTTTTATCCTGCGACATATCCTTTTTATGAAAAAAAGCCTTCCCTTGATTTTATTTTAGAAGAGATGATTAAAAAGACGCATACTGTTGTATTCCCTTATCTTCCTCAGCTTGAAGAGAAGAAATTATCGGTCCATCAATTTCTTACAATGGCATCTCTGATTGAAGAAGAAGCTACAAAATCAGTTGACCGGAATAAAATATCAAGTGTATTTTACAACCGGATTGAAAAGGAAATGCCCCTTCAGACAGATCCTACTGTGCTGTATGCACTTGGGGAACATAAGGACAGAGTGTATTATAAAGATCTTGAAGTGAAATCACCCTATAATACGTATAAGGTGAAAGGACTGCCTCCCGGACCAATTGCAAATCCCGGAGATCAATCCATGAAAGCGGCATTGGAGCCTGAAAAAACAGATTTTCTTTATTTCCTGGCAACAAAAAAAGGTGAAGTCATTTTCACAAAAACACTTGAAGAGCACAACAAAGCTAAAGCAGAGCATATTACCAATAAATAA
- a CDS encoding DUF1292 domain-containing protein: protein MEHGEKQITVVDENGNEQLCEILFTFASEEFGKSYVLYYPLGEQDDEEEIEIHASSFEPTADGIDGELAPIETEEEWDLVEEMLNTFLDNEEEEK, encoded by the coding sequence ATGGAACACGGAGAAAAACAAATTACAGTAGTAGACGAAAATGGAAATGAACAGCTTTGTGAAATTCTTTTCACATTTGCATCTGAAGAATTTGGAAAATCATATGTGCTTTACTACCCTCTTGGCGAGCAGGATGATGAAGAGGAAATTGAAATTCATGCATCAAGCTTCGAACCGACAGCAGACGGGATAGACGGAGAATTAGCACCGATTGAAACAGAAGAAGAGTGGGATCTTGTAGAAGAGATGCTGAATACATTCCTTGATAACGAAGAGGAAGAAAAGTAA
- the ruvX gene encoding Holliday junction resolvase RuvX encodes MRIIGLDFGSKTLGVAVSDEFGWTAQGLETIKIDEAGGNFGLVRLTQIVNEHQAEKIVLGFPKNMNGTVGPRGEASQSFALKLEKKFGIPVILWDERLSTMAAERVLISADVSRKKRKKVIDKMAAVMILQGYLDSLN; translated from the coding sequence ATGCGAATTATTGGTTTGGATTTTGGCTCCAAAACCCTTGGAGTTGCTGTCAGCGATGAATTTGGCTGGACAGCACAGGGGCTTGAGACGATTAAAATTGATGAAGCCGGCGGTAACTTCGGGCTGGTGCGTCTCACGCAGATTGTGAATGAGCATCAAGCAGAAAAAATCGTTCTCGGATTCCCAAAGAACATGAATGGAACGGTTGGACCAAGAGGTGAAGCAAGCCAGTCATTTGCTTTAAAGCTTGAGAAAAAATTTGGGATTCCGGTTATACTATGGGATGAAAGATTGTCTACCATGGCGGCTGAACGAGTATTGATTTCAGCAGATGTCAGCAGAAAGAAAAGAAAAAAAGTAATTGATAAAATGGCTGCAGTGATGATTTTGCAAGGATACCTGGATAGCCTGAATTAA
- a CDS encoding IreB family regulatory phosphoprotein, translating to MSSFDKTMKFNFSEEAVETNVNEVLFTVYDALKEKGYNPINQIVGYLLSGDPAYIPRHRDARNLIRKLERDELIEELVKSYLHHHRED from the coding sequence ATGAGTTCCTTTGATAAAACGATGAAGTTTAACTTTTCTGAGGAAGCAGTGGAAACAAATGTGAATGAAGTTCTGTTCACTGTATACGATGCTTTGAAAGAAAAAGGCTATAATCCGATTAACCAAATCGTTGGATACCTGCTCTCTGGAGATCCTGCATATATCCCCCGTCATCGCGATGCAAGAAATTTAATCCGCAAGCTTGAACGGGATGAACTCATTGAGGAATTGGTAAAATCGTACTTACACCATCATAGAGAGGATTAA